The proteins below come from a single Trachemys scripta elegans isolate TJP31775 chromosome 16, CAS_Tse_1.0, whole genome shotgun sequence genomic window:
- the JUNB gene encoding transcription factor jun-B has protein sequence MCTKMEQPFYDDSFLSGYGRAELSGPLDYKALKQNMAVNLSEPYRGLKAQLHLRGQAEEGGAFYAPAGLPEAGANSSLKLASPELERLIIQNSNGVITTTPTPGPYFYPRGATEEQEGFADGFVKALDDLHKMNHMPPPNVSIGAAASVASSVYGASLHQEPPPVYTNLTSYNPGTMTTSSSYPTANLSYLPQTHAYGGHSLAPSLPSRVQVFKEEPQTVPDVQSPPVSPINMEDQERIKVERKRLRNRLAATKCRKRKLERIARLEDKVKTLKTENAGLSNTASVLRDQVAQLKQKVMNHVNNGCQLLLTVKMQSF, from the coding sequence ATGTGTACCAAAATGGAACAGCCGTTCTATGACGACTCCTTTCTTTCCGGCTACGGGCGTGCAGAGCTGAGCGGGCCCCTGGACTACAAGGCGCTGAAGCAGAATATGGCCGTCAACCTCTCGGAGCCCTACCGGGGCCTCAAGGCGCAGCTGCACCTCCGGGGCCAGGCGGAGGAAGGAGGCGCCTTCTACGCCCCCGCCGGCCTGCCCGAGGCGGGCGCCAACTCTTCGCTCAAGCTGGCCTCGCCGGAGCTGGAGCGGCTCATCATTCAGAACAGCAACGGGGTGATCACCACCACGCCCACCCCGGGCCCCTATTTCTACCCCCGGGGGGCCACGGAGGAGCAGGAGGGTTTTGCCGACGGCTTTGTGAAGGCCCTGGACGACTTGCACAAGATGAACCACATGCCCCCACCCAACGTCTCCATCGGTGCGGCTGCCTCGGTGGCCAGTAGCGTTTACGGGGCCTCCCTCCATCAAGAGCCGCCCCCCGTCTACACCAACCTGACCAGCTACAACCCCGGCACCATGACCACCTCCTCCAGCTACCCCACCGCCAACCTCAGCTACTTGCCCCAGACCCACGCCTATGGGGGTCACTCCTTGGCCCCCTCCCTCCCGTCTAGGGTGCAGGTCTTCAAGGAAGAGCCTCAGACCGTGCCCGATGTCCAGTCACCTCCTGTGTCTCCCATCAACATGGAAGATCAGGAGAGGATCAAGGTGGAAAGGAAGCGGCTGAGGAACCGGTTGGCGGCTACCAAGTGCCGGAAGAGGAAGCTGGAAAGGATAGCCCGGCTGGAGGACAAAGTCAAGACGCTGAAGACGGAGAACGCGGGACTGTCCAACACGGCTAGTGTCCTGAGAGATCAGGTGGCCCAACTCAAGCAGAAAGTCATGAATCACGTGAACAATGGTTGCCAGTTGCTTTTGACTGTTAAAATGCAATCcttctga